A genome region from Glutamicibacter arilaitensis Re117 includes the following:
- a CDS encoding class II 3-deoxy-7-phosphoheptulonate synthase has translation MNKVSEENRTPLPGSSVAGPATDPQLDLWRELPIAQQPTWREHKDYQSSINELGSRPPLVFAGEVDVLRERLAAAAQGKAFLLQGGDCAETFADATADKISSRVRTILQMAVVLTYGASMPVIKMGRMAGQFAKPRSSNDETRDGVTLPAFRGDIVNGFDFTPESRAHDPKRMVQAYNTSSATLNLIRAFTQGGFADLRSVHSWNSGFMANPAHSAYEQLAGEIDSAIRFMDACGADFEALKRTEFFASHEALLLDYERALTRTDSRTGLPYDTSGHFLWIGERTRQLDHAHVDFLSRVRNPIGVKLGPTSDPEDVLALIDKLDPNREPGRLTFITRMGAKNIREKLPNLVEKVTASGAQVLWVTDPMHGNTVTSQNGYKTRNFEDVMDEVRGFFEVHDALGTFPGGLHVEMTGDDVAECLGGADPIREEDFDSLYESLCDPRLNHRQSLEMAFLVSSALQSRSRKR, from the coding sequence ATGAACAAGGTGAGCGAAGAAAACCGAACCCCATTGCCAGGCTCCTCTGTAGCCGGCCCCGCCACCGATCCGCAACTAGATTTGTGGCGTGAACTTCCAATTGCCCAGCAGCCAACTTGGCGCGAGCACAAGGATTATCAGTCCTCCATCAACGAATTGGGTTCGCGTCCGCCACTGGTATTTGCCGGCGAAGTCGACGTACTGCGTGAACGCCTCGCCGCAGCCGCACAGGGCAAGGCCTTTTTGCTCCAGGGCGGCGACTGCGCCGAAACCTTTGCCGACGCAACCGCAGATAAGATCTCCTCGCGTGTTCGTACCATCTTGCAGATGGCCGTGGTGCTGACCTATGGCGCGTCCATGCCCGTGATCAAGATGGGTCGTATGGCTGGCCAGTTCGCCAAGCCACGCTCCTCGAATGATGAAACTCGAGATGGTGTAACTTTGCCGGCATTCCGCGGCGACATCGTCAACGGCTTCGACTTCACTCCGGAGTCCCGTGCCCACGATCCAAAGCGCATGGTCCAGGCCTACAACACCTCCTCGGCCACGCTGAACCTGATCCGCGCCTTCACCCAGGGTGGCTTCGCTGACCTGCGTAGCGTGCACTCCTGGAACAGTGGCTTCATGGCCAATCCGGCGCACTCGGCCTACGAGCAGCTGGCTGGCGAAATCGATTCGGCCATCCGCTTCATGGATGCCTGCGGCGCAGACTTCGAGGCGCTCAAGCGCACCGAATTCTTCGCCTCCCACGAGGCGTTGCTGCTGGACTACGAACGTGCGCTGACCCGCACCGACTCGCGGACCGGCTTGCCATACGACACCTCCGGCCACTTCCTGTGGATCGGCGAACGCACCCGCCAGCTGGACCACGCACACGTGGACTTCCTCTCGCGCGTACGCAATCCAATTGGCGTGAAGCTGGGCCCAACCTCGGATCCGGAAGACGTCCTGGCGCTGATCGACAAGCTCGATCCAAACCGCGAACCAGGCCGCCTGACCTTCATCACCCGCATGGGCGCGAAGAACATCCGCGAAAAGCTGCCGAACCTGGTCGAGAAGGTAACTGCCTCCGGCGCCCAGGTTCTGTGGGTTACCGACCCGATGCACGGCAACACCGTCACCAGCCAGAACGGCTACAAGACCCGCAACTTCGAAGATGTCATGGACGAAGTCCGCGGCTTCTTCGAGGTGCACGACGCGCTGGGCACCTTCCCAGGCGGTCTGCACGTGGAGATGACCGGCGACGATGTGGCTGAGTGCCTCGGTGGCGCGGATCCAATCCGCGAGGAAGACTTCGACTCGCTGTACGAGTCGCTGTGCGACCCTCGTCTGAACCACCGCCAGTCCTTGGAAATGGCCTTCCTGGTCTCCTCGGCATTGCAAAGCCGTAGCCGCAAGCGCTAA
- a CDS encoding AMP-dependent synthetase/ligase produces MREYSSPIRIHSPQQSNITDLLLRHANSAANPALFSKPGSDGTWNDVTASQFAADARAIAKGFIANGIEPGDRIALMAKTRYEWSLVDFAIWFAGCVTVPIYETSSPSQVAWIVSDSGAKAVVVEAAAHEAVVRRAAHQEQLDGLDHVWQFEGGLEQLSEDGRNIEDQELETHRTSNSLDDVATIIYTSGTTGRPKGCELTHGNFVELAENAVATLPEAVYPGASTIMFLPLAHVFARFISVLNVAAGCRTGHTPDVKHLLDDLQSFKPNFILAVPRVFEKVYNSAMLKAEDGGKGKIFHAGVDVAVAYSRAQQEGKVPLVLSLKHMLFDALLYKKLRTAMGGNIRHAVSGGGPLGERLGHFFNGIGVTILEGYGLTETTAPISVNALDRIKIGTVGKPLPGNAVRIAEDGEILAKGVCVMRGYRNRPELQEETFTDGWFHTGDIGELDSDGFLKITGRKKEIIVTASGKNVVPALLEDQIRADALVSQCVVVGEGRPFISALVTLDPEALTGWLSRHQLDAKLSLEELSTHPKVLETVQAVIDKANTSVSKAEAIKSFRIVPADFTEETGHLTPSMKIKRAVVLKDFEAVIEEIYSAPKPKA; encoded by the coding sequence ATGCGCGAATACAGCTCGCCAATTCGCATTCATTCGCCTCAGCAGTCGAATATTACCGATCTGCTACTACGCCACGCGAATTCAGCCGCCAACCCGGCTTTGTTCTCTAAGCCAGGGTCCGATGGAACGTGGAATGATGTCACCGCATCGCAGTTCGCTGCCGATGCCCGAGCAATCGCCAAGGGTTTCATCGCCAACGGCATTGAACCCGGTGACCGCATCGCGCTGATGGCCAAAACCCGTTACGAGTGGAGCCTCGTTGACTTCGCTATCTGGTTCGCCGGCTGCGTGACCGTCCCCATCTATGAAACTTCCTCCCCTAGCCAAGTAGCCTGGATCGTTTCCGATTCCGGGGCCAAGGCAGTTGTCGTTGAAGCCGCCGCACACGAAGCAGTAGTGCGTCGCGCCGCGCACCAGGAACAGCTGGATGGACTAGATCATGTCTGGCAGTTCGAGGGCGGCTTGGAACAGCTTTCCGAAGACGGACGCAACATTGAAGACCAAGAGCTGGAAACCCACCGTACGAGCAATTCCCTTGATGACGTAGCCACGATCATCTACACCTCTGGAACTACCGGACGGCCTAAGGGCTGCGAGCTGACCCACGGCAACTTCGTGGAGCTGGCAGAAAATGCTGTCGCTACCCTGCCCGAAGCGGTCTACCCTGGCGCCTCGACCATCATGTTCTTGCCGCTGGCCCACGTTTTCGCCCGCTTCATCTCGGTTCTCAACGTTGCCGCCGGTTGCCGCACCGGACACACCCCGGATGTAAAGCACCTGCTCGATGACCTGCAGTCGTTCAAGCCGAACTTCATCCTCGCGGTGCCACGCGTTTTCGAAAAGGTCTACAACTCGGCCATGCTCAAAGCCGAAGACGGCGGCAAGGGCAAGATCTTCCATGCCGGCGTTGACGTCGCCGTAGCCTACTCCCGCGCCCAGCAGGAGGGCAAGGTGCCGCTGGTACTGAGCCTGAAGCACATGCTGTTCGATGCCCTGCTCTACAAGAAGCTGCGTACCGCGATGGGTGGCAACATCCGCCATGCAGTGTCCGGCGGCGGCCCGCTGGGCGAACGCCTGGGCCACTTCTTCAACGGCATTGGCGTGACCATTTTGGAAGGCTACGGCCTGACCGAAACGACCGCACCGATTTCGGTAAACGCCTTGGACCGCATCAAGATCGGCACCGTGGGCAAGCCATTGCCTGGCAACGCCGTGCGCATAGCCGAAGACGGCGAAATCCTGGCCAAGGGCGTGTGCGTGATGCGCGGTTACCGCAACCGCCCGGAGCTGCAGGAGGAAACCTTTACCGATGGCTGGTTCCACACCGGAGACATCGGCGAGCTGGATTCCGATGGCTTCTTGAAGATCACCGGACGCAAGAAGGAAATCATCGTCACTGCAAGCGGCAAGAACGTCGTTCCTGCGCTGCTTGAAGACCAGATCCGTGCCGACGCGTTGGTCTCCCAGTGCGTGGTGGTCGGTGAAGGCCGTCCGTTCATTTCTGCACTGGTGACCTTGGATCCAGAAGCCTTGACAGGTTGGCTCTCACGCCACCAGCTCGATGCCAAGCTCTCGCTGGAGGAACTGTCAACTCATCCAAAGGTGCTCGAAACCGTACAGGCAGTGATCGACAAGGCCAACACCTCGGTGTCCAAGGCCGAAGCCATCAAGTCCTTCCGGATTGTGCCTGCTGACTTCACCGAGGAAACCGGTCATCTGACTCCCTCGATGAAGATCAAGCGTGCAGTAGTGCTCAAGGACTTTGAAGCAGTAATCGAAGAGATCTACTCGGCGCCCAAGCCGAAGGCATAG
- a CDS encoding pyruvate carboxylase yields the protein MFEKILVANRGEIAIRAFRAGYELGAKTVAVYPHEDRNSIHRQKAAEAYQIGEEGHPVRAYLDIDEIVRVAKEAGADAIYPGYGFLSENPDLARAAAAEGIKFIGPKADVLELAGNKVAALKAAREAGIPVLESSEPSDDVDFLIAEADRIGFPIFVKAVAGGGGRGMRRVDKREDLPELMGAAMREAGTAFGDPTVFLEQAVLRPRHIEVQILADEQGNIVHLHERDCSLQRRHQKVVEIAPAPNLDESIRQALFRDAVKFAQTLGYQNAGTVEFLVDTVGERAGQHVFIEMNPRIQVEHTVTEEVTDIDLVQAQMRIASGESLKDLGISQDTIQVRGWALQSRITTEDPANGFRPDVGTITVYRSAGGSGVRLDGGTIYTGAEVSPHFDSMLVKLTCRGRDYATAVARARRALAEFRVRGVATNIPFIQNVLGDPQFLAGDVATDFIDSRPDLLTGNESQDRGTKALNFLAHVTVNQPNGERIEGIDPRKKLPTFPGDKSDEPERSPFDGPSKAAVPADGWRQKLLDLGPEGFAKALRESKAVGITDTTFRDAHQSLLATRVRTRDLLAAAPAYAHNVPQLFSMEVWGGATYDVSLRFLGEDPWKRLELLRAELPNIPLQMLLRGRNTVGYTPYPTEVTDAFVKEAAAAGIDIFRIFDALNDVSQMAPAIKAVRETGTAVAEVALCYTGNLLDANEKLYTLDYYLNLAQQIVDAGAHIIAIKDMAGLLRPAAAKKLVTALRERFDLPVHLHTHDTSGGQLATLMAAIEAGVDAVDVASAAMAGTTSQPSASALVAALEFTERDPDLSLDAVAALEPYWEAVRAMYKPFESGLPAPTGRVYQHEIPGGQLSNLRQQAIALGLGERFEAIESMYASVNDMLGNVVKVTPSSKVVGDLALQLVGSGVPAADFETNPQNYDIPDSVIQFLSGELGNPPGGWPEPFRTKALQGRNVKNHIEDLSAEDLAALQADSDTIRGTLNRLLFAGPTRDFEKSVENYGDLSVLHTRDYLYGLVPGFEHVISLGTGVRLLVKLVSVSEADEKGLRTVVVNLNGQSRQVKVRDESVESTVKSAPKADPKNTGHVAAPFAGAVTVNVQVGDLVEAGQSVATIEAMKMEAGITANAGGVVSQVTLDGTSQVQGGDLLLVIDPK from the coding sequence ATGTTTGAAAAGATCTTGGTCGCCAACCGCGGTGAGATTGCAATTCGCGCTTTCCGTGCCGGCTACGAGCTTGGTGCAAAGACTGTTGCTGTCTACCCGCATGAAGATCGCAATTCCATTCACCGCCAGAAGGCCGCAGAGGCCTACCAGATTGGCGAAGAGGGCCACCCGGTCCGCGCCTACCTGGATATCGACGAGATCGTCCGCGTTGCCAAAGAAGCCGGCGCAGACGCAATTTACCCAGGCTACGGTTTCCTCTCGGAAAACCCTGACCTAGCACGAGCAGCCGCGGCAGAAGGCATCAAGTTCATCGGTCCAAAGGCGGACGTGCTTGAACTGGCCGGCAACAAGGTAGCTGCACTGAAGGCCGCTCGCGAAGCAGGGATTCCAGTTCTGGAATCCTCCGAGCCAAGCGATGACGTTGACTTCTTGATCGCAGAAGCTGACCGCATCGGCTTCCCGATCTTCGTCAAGGCAGTTGCCGGCGGCGGTGGCCGCGGCATGCGCCGTGTCGACAAGCGCGAAGACCTGCCAGAGCTGATGGGCGCAGCAATGCGCGAAGCCGGCACCGCGTTCGGCGACCCAACCGTCTTCCTGGAGCAGGCAGTACTGCGCCCGCGTCACATCGAGGTGCAGATCCTCGCCGACGAGCAGGGCAACATCGTTCACCTGCACGAGCGCGACTGCTCGCTGCAGCGTCGCCACCAGAAGGTCGTGGAAATCGCTCCGGCGCCGAACCTCGATGAGTCGATCCGCCAGGCGCTGTTCCGCGACGCCGTGAAGTTCGCACAGACCCTGGGCTACCAGAACGCCGGCACCGTGGAGTTCCTCGTGGACACCGTGGGCGAGCGCGCCGGCCAGCACGTGTTCATCGAAATGAACCCGCGCATCCAGGTTGAGCACACCGTAACCGAGGAAGTCACCGACATCGATCTGGTGCAGGCGCAGATGCGCATTGCCTCCGGCGAGTCGCTGAAGGACCTGGGCATCAGCCAGGACACCATCCAGGTACGAGGCTGGGCCTTGCAGTCCCGCATCACCACCGAGGATCCAGCCAACGGCTTCCGCCCGGATGTTGGAACCATTACCGTATACCGTTCGGCTGGCGGCTCGGGCGTACGCCTGGATGGCGGCACAATCTACACCGGCGCCGAGGTTTCCCCGCACTTCGACTCGATGCTGGTCAAGCTCACCTGCCGCGGCCGCGACTACGCAACCGCTGTAGCCCGTGCTCGCCGTGCGCTGGCCGAGTTCCGCGTGCGTGGCGTAGCTACCAACATCCCATTCATCCAGAACGTACTGGGCGACCCGCAGTTCCTGGCCGGTGACGTCGCTACCGACTTCATCGATTCCCGCCCGGATCTGCTCACCGGCAACGAGTCCCAGGACCGCGGCACCAAGGCGCTGAACTTCCTGGCCCACGTGACCGTGAACCAGCCAAATGGCGAGCGTATCGAGGGCATCGACCCGCGCAAGAAGCTTCCTACCTTCCCGGGCGACAAGTCCGACGAGCCAGAGCGCTCGCCATTCGATGGCCCATCCAAGGCCGCAGTCCCAGCCGATGGCTGGCGCCAGAAGCTTCTGGACCTAGGTCCAGAAGGTTTCGCCAAGGCCCTGCGCGAGTCGAAAGCTGTGGGCATCACCGACACCACCTTCCGCGATGCGCACCAGTCGCTGCTGGCAACCCGTGTGCGTACCCGCGACCTGCTCGCGGCCGCACCAGCCTACGCGCACAACGTGCCGCAGCTGTTCTCCATGGAAGTCTGGGGCGGAGCAACCTACGACGTATCCCTGCGATTCCTGGGCGAAGATCCATGGAAGCGCCTGGAACTGCTGCGCGCCGAACTGCCTAATATCCCGCTGCAGATGCTGCTGCGCGGACGCAACACCGTGGGCTACACCCCGTACCCAACCGAGGTTACCGACGCTTTCGTGAAGGAAGCAGCGGCAGCGGGCATCGACATCTTCCGCATCTTCGACGCGCTCAACGATGTCTCGCAGATGGCTCCGGCCATCAAGGCCGTACGCGAAACCGGCACCGCGGTAGCTGAAGTGGCCCTGTGCTACACCGGCAACCTGCTGGATGCCAACGAGAAGCTGTACACGCTGGACTACTACCTGAACCTGGCCCAGCAGATCGTCGACGCCGGCGCCCACATCATCGCGATCAAGGACATGGCAGGCCTGCTGCGTCCGGCCGCCGCGAAGAAGCTGGTCACCGCGCTGCGCGAGCGCTTCGACCTGCCGGTCCACCTGCACACCCACGACACCTCCGGCGGACAGCTGGCTACCTTGATGGCAGCCATCGAAGCCGGTGTGGACGCGGTAGACGTGGCCAGCGCGGCCATGGCAGGCACCACCTCGCAGCCTTCGGCTTCCGCTCTGGTTGCGGCGCTGGAGTTCACCGAACGCGATCCAGACCTGTCGCTGGATGCAGTGGCTGCGCTGGAACCGTACTGGGAAGCAGTACGCGCCATGTACAAGCCATTCGAATCCGGACTGCCAGCCCCAACCGGTCGCGTCTACCAGCACGAAATTCCAGGCGGCCAGCTCTCGAACCTGCGCCAGCAGGCCATTGCGCTGGGTCTGGGCGAGCGTTTCGAAGCCATCGAGTCGATGTACGCTTCGGTCAACGACATGCTCGGCAACGTGGTGAAGGTGACCCCATCTTCCAAGGTGGTCGGCGATCTGGCCCTGCAGCTGGTCGGCTCCGGAGTTCCGGCAGCTGACTTCGAAACGAACCCGCAGAACTACGACATCCCGGACTCGGTCATCCAGTTCCTCTCCGGAGAACTGGGCAACCCTCCAGGCGGATGGCCAGAACCGTTCCGCACCAAGGCACTGCAGGGACGCAACGTCAAGAACCACATCGAGGACCTCTCGGCAGAGGACCTGGCGGCATTGCAGGCTGACTCGGATACCATCCGCGGCACCCTGAACCGCCTGCTCTTCGCCGGTCCAACCCGTGACTTCGAGAAGTCGGTGGAGAACTACGGCGACCTGTCGGTACTCCACACCCGCGACTACCTCTACGGTTTGGTTCCAGGCTTCGAGCACGTCATCTCGCTGGGCACCGGTGTCCGCTTGCTGGTCAAGCTGGTCTCGGTTTCGGAAGCTGACGAAAAGGGCCTGCGCACCGTCGTGGTCAACCTCAATGGCCAGTCCCGTCAGGTCAAGGTCCGCGACGAATCGGTGGAATCCACCGTGAAGTCCGCACCTAAGGCTGATCCGAAGAACACCGGCCACGTGGCTGCGCCATTCGCTGGTGCGGTGACCGTGAACGTACAGGTCGGCGATTTGGTGGAGGCAGGACAGTCGGTTGCCACCATCGAAGCGATGAAGATGGAAGCTGGAATTACCGCTAACGCCGGCGGCGTAGTCAGCCAGGTAACCCTGGATGGCACCAGCCAGGTACAGGGCGGCGATCTGCTTCTGGTTATTGACCCGAAGTAG
- a CDS encoding lysophospholipid acyltransferase family protein has product MLYDFLKRFAVRPLIRIFFRVKIQGIDNVPESGAAILASNHLSVSDSVFLPAALDRPVIFLAKDEYFNGTGLKGRITAWFFRNINQLPMDRSGGKKSAASLASAKLALDEGKLLGIYPEGTRSPDGRLYRAKLGVAKLALESGAPVIPIAMINTDKVQPINQSIPRPGKIGIKIGKPLAFEHLAGKHDDPAAMRACADEIRKAINVLSGQSYVDIYAPRKPKK; this is encoded by the coding sequence GTGCTGTACGACTTCCTCAAGCGTTTCGCTGTCCGGCCGTTGATACGAATCTTCTTCAGGGTCAAGATCCAAGGCATCGACAACGTACCTGAATCGGGAGCCGCAATTCTGGCATCCAACCACCTATCAGTCAGCGACTCGGTCTTCCTTCCTGCTGCTTTGGATCGTCCGGTGATCTTCCTGGCCAAGGATGAATACTTCAACGGCACAGGACTCAAAGGCCGGATCACCGCATGGTTCTTCCGCAACATCAACCAGCTGCCCATGGACCGCTCGGGCGGCAAGAAATCCGCCGCGTCGCTGGCCAGTGCCAAGCTCGCATTAGATGAGGGCAAGCTGCTGGGCATCTACCCGGAAGGCACCCGCTCACCTGATGGCCGTTTGTACCGTGCCAAGCTGGGCGTCGCCAAACTTGCGCTGGAATCCGGAGCACCGGTCATCCCGATTGCGATGATCAATACCGATAAAGTCCAGCCAATCAACCAGAGCATTCCGCGCCCGGGGAAAATCGGCATCAAGATCGGCAAGCCGCTGGCCTTCGAGCATCTTGCAGGCAAGCATGATGATCCGGCAGCTATGCGTGCTTGCGCCGATGAAATCCGCAAGGCCATCAATGTGCTCTCGGGCCAGAGCTACGTGGACATCTACGCCCCGCGCAAGCCGAAGAAGTAG
- a CDS encoding alpha/beta hydrolase, whose product MKLDTQDIAPEGRKRSDAVLLIHGFTGSPISMQPWASSLEQAGFDTAIPLLPGHGTQWKDMIGCDYGQWIHATEQAYDLLAQTHERVFAAGLSMGGALALHLATRRNVAGVSLVNPGLVVDSPVAPYTPWLKHVVRSVAPISDDIAKRGVTEGAYPRTPVAAVAQLHSLFAQTRRRLALVDAPVQLFRSTVDNVVSERSVHELVEGLNSGTLAEHHMLLHSKHVATLDYDAEQIFHESARFFAQLAAAEHKPKQERP is encoded by the coding sequence ATGAAACTTGATACACAAGATATTGCACCGGAGGGGCGAAAACGCTCCGATGCGGTGCTACTGATCCATGGTTTCACCGGTTCTCCTATTTCTATGCAGCCCTGGGCCAGCTCTTTGGAGCAGGCCGGGTTCGATACGGCTATCCCATTGCTGCCCGGTCATGGAACGCAGTGGAAGGACATGATCGGTTGCGATTATGGCCAATGGATCCATGCCACCGAACAGGCCTATGATCTGCTGGCCCAGACCCATGAACGGGTGTTTGCCGCTGGCTTGTCCATGGGCGGGGCCTTGGCCTTGCATTTGGCAACTCGCCGCAATGTGGCCGGGGTGTCGCTGGTCAACCCGGGCCTGGTCGTGGACTCCCCCGTCGCCCCCTACACACCGTGGCTCAAGCATGTGGTGCGCAGTGTTGCCCCGATCAGCGATGACATTGCCAAGCGCGGTGTCACCGAGGGTGCCTACCCACGCACGCCGGTTGCGGCAGTGGCCCAATTGCACTCGCTCTTTGCACAGACCCGGCGCCGCTTGGCATTGGTGGACGCTCCGGTGCAGCTCTTCCGATCGACCGTTGACAACGTGGTTTCCGAGCGTTCGGTGCACGAACTGGTCGAAGGGTTGAACTCAGGCACCCTGGCCGAGCACCATATGCTGCTGCATTCCAAGCACGTAGCCACCTTGGACTACGACGCCGAACAGATTTTCCACGAATCGGCTCGATTCTTCGCACAACTGGCCGCAGCGGAACATAAGCCTAAGCAGGAGCGCCCATGA